From the Plasmodium brasilianum strain Bolivian I chromosome 7, whole genome shotgun sequence genome, the window GGTAAAAGATTAACAGAAGTTCGAAAATTAGGAATATTACCTTATTTACGTCCAGATGGAAAAACTCAAATAACtattgaatataaaaataaagctaGCTGTGGTGGTCATATGGAACCTTTACGTGTTCATACAGTTTTAATATCTACACAACACGCAGAGAAtgtaaaatatgaacagcTCAAGTCCGATTTGATGGAAAATGTagttaaatatgtaataccAGAAAAATTGTTGGATGATgatacattatattatttgaacCCCTCAGGAAAATTTGTTCTTGGTGGACCAGCAGCAGACGCTGGATTAACaggaagaaaaattatatgtgaTACGTATGGTGGTTGGGGTGCTCATGGTGGTGGTGCATTTTCAGGTAAAGATCCATCCAAAGTTGATCGTTCAGCTGCTTATTATTTACGTTATATTGCAAAATCGTTAGTTGCAAACAAATTTTGTAGGAGAGTCTTAGTGCAAGCATCTTATTCTATTGGGATTGCTAACCCCATATCACTAAACGTTAATTCGTATGGTACTGTAAGTACTGGATATACTGATTATGATTTGGagcaaataattttaagaaattttgATCTGAGACCGGGATTTATTATTGAAGAGTTAAAATTAAAGGAGCCTATTTTCTCAAAAACGTCAGCTTATGGCCATTTTGGAAGGGATGACTGCTCCTTTAGgtgggaaaaaattaaagaccTAACCCacgaaaaaaatgttttaaagaattaaggagaaagggaaaataaacaaataaatagagaattatgtaaatataaaataaatctagaaattaagaaattaagaaattaagaaagaaagaaagaaagaaagaaagaaggGAAGAAGGAAAGAGAAGCAAAAATGAGAAGTATAAGCTGCCGAGCATGTTATTTCcacaaaatgtaaaaaaaaaaaatataataatgtaaaaaaaaaaaaaaaaaagaaaacttaAGTTTGTACCTCTCGAAGAgaaataatttgttaatatacTCATatcagaaaataaaaaaaaataaacaaataaaatattaaaaatatgaaatattaattcaAGTGTTAAGTGATATGggttttccttttcctttttttttttttcttttgtctttttataattataataatttttaattaatacgagatggaaaaattattataattataattattataattgtgAATATCTGAATTGTGTCAGTATTCAGAAAAATGCAAAACTAGGCAAGCACAGttgtatatattgtaaatttatacttatatgtacatctatgaatatatgtatgcatgtatgtatgtggatgtatttatgtatgcgtgcatgaataaaaaaaaaaaaataataataataaatgtatatatatatatatatatatacacatattagTCACGTTAGTTACACCCCCCCTGTTTCATTTTACCACTCTGTTCTCACTCTTAacgttataattaatatgtaaaaattaagtattaaataaaaagtgaaaaaatgcttctttttttttttttttttttatttttattatattttttttccttattatgTTTTAGTTATCCTTGAATGACGTGATAGCAAGATCATTAatcattaattaaattagtaACTCTATGTCattgtttatttaatactattctttttttaggAAGCTCATTTCTTGGAcagtatatatacgtgtatacttaaatgtatatatatatatatgtatttgtatgtatatacatgtgcacaCAAATGAGCATACAAATGAACACCCAATTGTATACGTACTTTCAACGTATGACTAATATAAAGCGAAATTTGGCTGTATTAAagtgactttttttttttttttttatatgtacaatttttttttaacaatgcATAATTGCATAACATGTACtattttgtgtatatacaGTGCtgctacttttttttttttttttttcaaataaacatttagtatttcaaaaaaagtttaagacaaatattagttttatataatatcagTACATTATGTAAACAAACACATTTACAgtagtaaaacaaaaaatatattgaagcTAATGGTTTGTTATTTAAGTAGTGTTGTTCTTCCACTCTATGATTATGCATATTTCTCCTCACTATCTCTCTCTCTATTGCAGTCTATGTAtgtgcctttttttttttttttttttttttttttttttttttttttttatgatttgtCTGTAGATATACCTCAATATATTTTCCgcctttttcattatattttttaacaaatcaAAAATACTATAAGAAtggttaaaaaaattttagcaGTTGTATTGTGTTTCCTACATTTTAACCACTGCGAAATATTAAAGGGAGTTTATGAACCTTCTTTTAACAGATTTTTGCAAAGCAAAATTAACGTCCTCACGTGGTTGACTaatgtgtaaaaataaaataaatgaaaaacctttttttttttttaatttctcaaAATTTTATGTCATTTAAGAGCAACTCttcatattttgaaataaagtACATCTCGTCTTATTTTTCAACTTACATAACCACGAACacttacattttatatatctataaaacataaaaaagcaCAAATATGGTAAAAAGCGTCGTACTATCACtctgtttatatatactgaAAGCAATATTgcaataatttgaaaaaatggggaaaaaaaagaaaagaaatgatTGAGCCatccattttattattttttatttttcttataggCTATATCCATCTGAAAGTCccaaatatttcaaaaagcACTTGGACTACAgtaaataaatgcaaaagCGTTAAAAAGGGCTCACCCACACTCACGCaaacatacaaatatgtatgtacagttataaatgtaaatggGCATATACATGAGTGTAGACTGTTCTTTATCCTTCGTTCAACTCGATGTTACAATTTTCATACTTCTATTTGCATAACTGTATGTgcattcacatatatatatatatatatatatatatatatatatatgtatatgtgccccgttttaatatatgcacatgcaTTCATCAGGGGGGTAATTAAATTAAAGGCGCCTACAAAATGATGaacatgaaaataaaatgtatgtagCTCCTTTTACGtgcctcttttttttttaatttttaatttaatggAAGTTGTCGTGAATACTTTTTGAAGCCCTCATACGAGCCAATTGATCTGAGTAAAAGAGCATAATAAGATATTCCACTTCGTcgtattttctcttttttctgtACACGTTTgatgtatatatgcgtatgtgGTTGTACGTATACGTGGATTTATACATGTGGATATTTGTGTATGTGTGCAATTGTTCATGTTTGCACGGATCTATATCCCCTTTTGCACCTATTCTTACGCACACTTCATAAGATAAGGGATGGCTACAAACGAATAATTGGAGTGTACATAATGAAGATGCCATAATAGAGTACGCAGGAAAGGACAGCTGCAGGGAACCGGTAAGTAACAATTAAATATGATACAAATTCTTGTGTATACACATGTGTGAATATGTTAGTGTAATGTTATGCTAGTACAGTTCTGCATGTACATGAGCACACGTCATAccaattttgtttatttgtgtCTTTACCACAACCTCTTTACAGAATCATCCCTTTCCTTTTGGGTGGCTTGACAAAAGGTTACAACATTTGTGTGTGTTCAATGCGTATGAACGTGTGTTCAATGCGTATGAACGTGTATTCAATGTGCATGAATGGGTATTCAATGTGCATGAATGGGTATTCAATGTGCATGAATGGGTATTCAATGTGTATGAATGTGTATGCAATGTTGTACgcacgtatatgtatatataagttcaCACACGcatttacatgtatacacaCTTTTCCGCGCAAATTATGATCATATATACGTTTTTAcgctaaaaaataaaatacagaaTGACCACTCGAACTTCTCTAATTAAAAAGGACTTTTTTTGTAaggtaatataaaaaaaattgtgatcctttaaaaaaaataaaataatcaaaacaaaataaaataaaacataataaagcaaaataattaaaacaaaataattaaaacaaaataaattaaacaaaataaattaaacaaaataaattaaacaaaataaattaaacaaaataaattaaacaaaataaattaaacagaataaataaaacaaaataaactaCAACGTCCTCCACATTTTGCACTTTTTGTTTCCCCCAGAAAACGATAGCCCAGTTGGAAGTTCAAATGAACGACGCCCAAACGTGTGGATTAATTTTTAGAATCATAGGTGAACGAAATTATTGGGGGTTGCTAATTGATAACAAGATACTCAAACTCGTCCGCGTCAAGGATGGAGAATTAATAGTGCTGAAGGGTATGGACCAAAGGGGagaataattttgtttttgtcttttttaaatatgtacattttatgCACATATTCTGATcagcaaaataaaaacagaTGACTAGGTGGCCAACTTTGGCATCAGTACTAACAGCTCATTTAAGTTGTCCtcataagtacatatatatgtatgtatgtatgtacatatgtatgtatgtagtatatgtatgtatgtacatatgtacgtatgtagtatatgtaatatatgcatgtataatTACCTATATTGTCCCTTCGTGCAATTTTCATTCGATACAGAATTTagagaattaaaaataaaaaaagacgaATGGTACGTTTTATTTGCTCAAGAAGTTATAAAagacataaaaattaaggcGGGGAAATATGGAGATCTTTCTGTTGATTATTTGAGGAAACATCAGGACGAATCAGAATACAGTGAAAATAAGCAGGCatgtgcataaatatatatatgcatacatttaCAAATACATTGCACATACGTGTATACGTAcacacgtatatacatacacacacttatatatatatatatatatgaagagGTGACTGCTCTCCGCTGTTCTACGTTGTTACTCCTTGAGtgcaattttttctttttcaaaatgggATCCGTCGATTtataatatgcataaattGGCATACTTTCTCAGTACATGTAAATGTTGCTCTTTTACCTTATCtctttataatatgtttataatttcattGGTCATTGATGTACGtattcatacatatttatatataaaacaaacaggaaaaatatatgtacgtgttaatgtgattttttaattattatataggGGGCAGTTGGCTTATTAGCAAATAAGGGAAATTGCAAATTCAGGAAcattgtaatatttattaccaTTATGAAGTTACAATTTTCCTTGTCCTTTTTTCTCTCTCTTTTATTCACATGAGGAAttgattataatatatatttacgtggCTGTGTGTGCTTAtacacgtatgtatatgagtatatatatatatgcttatgtaagtacgtatatgtacgttcgtatatgtacgttcgtatatgtacgttcgtatatgtacgttcgaatatgtacgtatgcatatatatgtatacatacctCTCAACAGATCTTGCGGGGAAAGAAGTGGAGCGGGGAGTACGAGAAATTGAAAAGCTCGAAAGGTTCCTTATTATACGACTTGGATGAtatagaattattatatgaaaatatgaaaggTAATTAGTACATGCAGCATCCTGCAGAAAGAAGTACAAGTTAAGCTACTTATTGGACTGAATTCATATAAATGCATctatacataaatacgtacttctacatatatatatacatgtaggATGGGATAAGAACCACTCTCATCCCTTCaattcctttttaatatcggaaaaaaatattccttaaTCCTTCGTTTCACTAATTCGTTTTACTAATTCGTTTTACTAATTCATCGCACCCTCTTTTgtgttttttcaaatttagaCTGGTGCCCGAAAGCCGCCTTGTGTTCGAAGAATAAATACGAAACAGCTAATTTTCAGGAGTAAAATATCCTATTAATGTGACCATCTTAATTATGTATGTTCAAACACGCACAAACATATAGAGTTCTACATGTACGTATTCGTTTCTTCCTtcctaatttttttgatgatgcgaaaactttttttttttttttttaaatacgcTTGtgaaaaattcttttttttttttaaaaaaaatatgcttgctaaaatttcttctttttcaaaaaataatatgcttGAGAaagtttctttttatttaaaaaaaaaaaaaaaatgtatgcgAAAAgatctttttctttaagaaaaaatacgaatgcgaattttttttttttttttctgtgtgTAACATGGCTtcacatatatgtttacgcATGTGCACGAAGTGGATATAGGTATACGATTTTTAAAACGTATGAACTGAGTTATTCTGAATAGTTTAAGCATATATGGTGGTGTGTgtataactatatatatatatatgttgcaGATATATACAAACTTGTGCTATGTTTCCCCTATTGTGATgatcttttttataacagCATCTCACTGCCTACTCCTTCACCTGCGAAGCGGAAAGCTAAGACGTACATGGCGTGCATAATGTACATGGCATACATCTCCTGAGAACACCTTTTCAAAATGGGAAAACACATCGTTAGTCTGTTTATCGATAACTACGATTCATATTCCTACAACATCGTCAATTATTTGCACAAGGTAAACCGTGCAGAACCTATAATAGTATACCCGGATAAATTgaattttaatgaattcaTGAGAAACTACTATGATATAATTGACAATATTGTTATATCTCCAGGGTATGGTAACCCTGAAACAAATACAAACAATGATTTAGTGATAGAAATAttgaagaataaaattaatatgccTATTTTAGGCATATGTTATGGGCATCAATTAATATGCTACTTTTATGGGtgtaaaattgaaaaagtaaaaaatatgtttcatGGTAATACaaacattattaatatatgcaaTGATGAAAGGAGAGGAGTAtgtgttttatttaataacataaaagaTAAATTCAAAGCAGTTTGCTATAACTCTTTAAAAGTAAGTGAACAACATATGAGTgataaattacatataacctgttattctatttatttaaatgaatatattgtAATGGGCACTCAACATAAACACTTACCTTACTACACTGTTCAGTATCATCCCGAATCGGTTGGAACTGATTTTAATATTgtcttttttgaaaattttaaaaatatcactttaaaatatattaatacaaataaagaCATTAAAGTTAACATAttagaatataaattatcaacgaattttgaaaaaaaaaaaataaagaatgtTAAGAATGGTGTACTACAACAATGCACATGGAAACtaacaattttaaatatcgtggggttaaaaaatatttgcgCAATTGCTTacgaaatatttaaaaatattgcgTATTGTGAAGATGACATATGTTTTTGGCTTGATAGTAATCATGAAATTTTATACAAAGAAAAGGAGAGGAGTTCAATTGAGGGGGGAAATACCACCTCTGATAAGGTTAGCTTCGA encodes:
- a CDS encoding S-adenosylmethionine synthetase encodes the protein MSQLKVKRGNFLFTSESVNEGHPDKICDQISDAILDACLREDPESKVACEVCAKKNFIFIFGEITTKAKVDYDKVTRDVLKHIGYDDEEKGLNYKTADIKIFVDEQSPDIAQCVHENKKPELIGAGDQGIMFGYATDETENYMPLTHHYATLLGKRLTEVRKLGILPYLRPDGKTQITIEYKNKASCGGHMEPLRVHTVLISTQHAENVKYEQLKSDLMENVVKYVIPEKLLDDDTLYYLNPSGKFVLGGPAADAGLTGRKIICDTYGGWGAHGGGAFSGKDPSKVDRSAAYYLRYIAKSLVANKFCRRVLVQASYSIGIANPISLNVNSYGTVSTGYTDYDLEQIILRNFDLRPGFIIEELKLKEPIFSKTSAYGHFGRDDCSFRWEKIKDLTHEKNVLKN